A genomic window from Onychostoma macrolepis isolate SWU-2019 chromosome 22, ASM1243209v1, whole genome shotgun sequence includes:
- the cilp2 gene encoding cartilage intermediate layer protein 1 produces MWDFTVVTLVLSAVFVVSLAQGPIWDSSHLRRLNKTDRNRKLAYNSLVEPQTTGVTEWTSWFNIDHPGGNGDYERLEAIRFYYRERVCSRPVAIEARTTDWVAAADTGEVVHSSLEKGFWCINKEQPFGRSCSNYHVRFQCPPVHSYWTDWSEWTPCSATACNDVGIQVRQRKCMSTQPLPLLLSPVCVGPHIERRECSTPPCEAVWSQWGSWSACSVTCGKGRRTRRRTCHRSSTKIQCTGRPMEVQKCGNPCPVACKRVCPGGRPSKDCSYCICDGQTLHGEVFSVTGVPVSNATVALASQAKVVRAHTDAKGQFKIDGLCTSPQTRVVIRKDKFAPVTLPVSNNSTDELWVRAILRSSEKPYIEKHPEDKVRYEGQRATLCCRATGSPKPDKYYWYHNATLLNRTIYKYDEDLILRDLKPEQSGQYHCKATSLTGSIKSTSAVLTVFAKGTPACNSTPDTHLIKLPIDCKQPGTDSKFYNAGRCPHNKCPGSLDFDMRCRDGSGFCCGVKQMDAREINCGRYTLPIKAVSECGCQTCVEPKILVRGRVVSADNNEPLRFGHIYIGKERIGTTGYQGGFTIQVSPDTQRLVVNFVDPSQKFIDTIKVFIFDKRGGSVYHDVKVMKKQEPVDINAAESNTIYLGEMKDEDPIGQLVIPPNSFHKNTGEVYEGTVKASVTFLDPRNITMAAAAPGDLNFVDNEGDMLPLRTYGMFSVDFRDGANQEVLGAGAVQVLLDTEHVKMQEHIPAMKLWSLNPDTGIWEEESNFQPTQTTIAGSGRNKREERTFLIGNMEIRERRLFNLDVPENRRCYVKVRAYMSDKFLPNEQLEGVVINLINLEPKPGYSSNPRAWGRFDSVITGPNGACLPAFCDAQRTDAYTAYVTAIMGGEELEAAPSMPKMNPNIIGVSQPYLGKLDYQRSDHEDPALKKTAFRINLAKPNPNNFDETNGPIYPYQNLIACENAPVDANHFRFFRVEKDKYEYNVVPFEESDLTSWTGDYLSWWPNPQEFRACYIKVKIHGATEIMVRSRNLGGTHPQTRGQLYGIRDIRSTRDLHHPNTSAACLEIKCSGMLFDQGIVDRSLISIIPQGNCRRVGINGLLQEYLIKHPPVLQNNESHAFNMLAPVDPLGHNYGIYTVTDQNPRVAKEIAIGRCFDGTSDGFSREMKSDSGVALTFSCPKRTVNRESLFQRLQTNPGLTLTQMAREMRESQGLQVRRGSTQMVAYPFGQQGRSQNRRATNTNRRRPATRTQPRQ; encoded by the exons GACCCATCTGGGACAGCTCACATCTTCGGAGGTTAAACAAAACAGACAGGAACAGAAAGCTGGCTTACAACAGCCTCGTGGAGCCACAGACCACAG GCGTAACTGAGTGGACATCCTGGTTCAATATCGACCATCCGGGAGGAAACGGCGACTACGAGAGGTTAGAAGCCATCCGCTTCTACTACCGAGAAAGGGTTTGCTCACGACCTGTAGCCATCGAGGCCCGTACCACGGACTGGGTTGCAGCTGCGGATACGGGGGAGGTGGTCCATTCCAGTCTGGAGAAGGGCTTCTGGTGTATCAATAAGGAGCAGCCATTTGGTCGCAGCTGTTCCAACTACCATGTGCGATTCCAGTGTCCACCAG TCCACTCGTACTGGACCGACTGGAGTGAATGGACGCCTTGCTCTGCCACCGCCTGCAACGATGTTGGCATCCAAGTCCGTCAGAGGAAATGCATGAGCACGCAACCTCTTCCACTGCTTCTTTCGCCTGTCTGCGTGGGACCTCACATAGAACGGAGAGAGTGTTCAACCCCACCATGtgaag CTGTGTGGAGCCAATGGGGTTCATGGAGTGCTTGCTCAGTGACCTGTGGGAAGGGCCGCAGAACAAGACGTAGGACATGTCACAGATCTTCTACTAAGATTCAGTGTACAGGACGACCTATGGAGGTCCAAAAGTGTGGAAATCCATGTCCAG tggcATGCAAACGTGTCTGTCCTGGGGGACGTCCCAGTAAGGACTGTAGCTACTGTATCTGTGATGGACAAACACTACATGGGGAGGTCTTCAGTGTTACAGGTGTCCCTGTGTCAAACGCCACAGTGGCTCTGGCTAGCCAAGCCAAGGTTGTCCGCGCCCACACTGATGCCAAGGGTCAGTTCAAGATTGATGGACTGTGCACCAGCCCACAGACCAGAGTGGTCATAAGAAAGGATAAATTTGCACCCGTTACTCTCCCTGTTTCCAACAACAGCACTGATGAACTCTGGGTACGGGCCATCTTACGATCCTCAg AAAAGCCATATATTGAGAAGCACCCAGAAGACAAAGTGCGTTATGAGGGACAACGTGCTACCCTTTGCTGTAGAGCAACAGGATCACCAAAACCTGACAAATATTACTG GTACCACAATGCAACCTTACTGAATCGCACAATATACAAGTATGATGAAGATTTGATATTGCGGGACCTGAAGCCAGAGCAGTCAGGGCAATATCACTGCAAAGCAACTAGTCTGACAGGCAGCATAAAGTCTACTTCAGCCGTCCTCACTGTTTTCG CTAAAGGAACACCAGCATGTAACTCAACACCCGACACTCACCTGATCAAATTGCCAATAGACTGCAAGCAGCCTGGAACAGACTCCAAGTTTTACAATGCAGGTCGCTGTCCACACAACAAATGCCCTGGATCGCTGGACTTTGACATGCGTTGCAGGGATGGATCTGGCTTCTGCTGTGGGGTCAAACAAATGGATGCTAGAGAGATCAACTGTGGCCGTTACACCCTGCCTATCAAGGCTGTTAGTGAGTGTGGATGCCAGACTTGTGTGGAGCCCAAAATTCTTGTACGGGGCAGGGTGGTGTCAGCAGACAATAACGAACCCCTGCGCTTTGGACATATTTACATAGGGAAGGAACGGATAGGTACCACAGGATATCAGGGTGGGTTCACAATCCAGGTGTCTCCAGATACACAGCGTCTTGTGGTAAACTTTGTGGACCCTTCTCAGAAGTTCATTGACACAATCAAGGTTTTTATCTTCGACAAGAGAGGAGGTTCTGTCTATCATGACGTAAAAGTGATGAAGAAGCAGGAACCTGTTGATATAAATGCTGCAGAAAGCAATACCATTTACCTAGGTGAAATGAAAGATGAGGACCCCATCGGTCAACTGGTCATACCTCCAAACTCTTTCCATAAAAACACAGGGGAAGTGTACGAAGGGACTGTTAAGGCCAGCGTCACGTTCCTTGACCCACGCAACATTACCATGGCTGCTGCTGCTCCTGGCGATCTCAACTTTGTAGACAATGAAGGAGACATGCTACCTCTCAGGACATATGGAATGTTTTCAGTAGATTTCCGAGATGGAGCAAACCAGGAGGTTCTAGGAGCCGGCGCAGTCCAGGTTCTCCTTGATACGGAGCATGTAAAAATGCAGGAGCACATCCCTGCTATGAAACTCTGGTCCCTCAATCCCGATACAGGCATTTGGGAGGAGGAGAGTAACTTTCAACCCACACAAACTACTATTGCTGGCAGCGGGAGGAACAAACGAGAGGAGCGCACCTTCCTGATAGGGAATATGGAAATCAGGGAGCGTAGGTTGTTCAATCTCGATGTACCTGAGAATCGCCGGTGCTATGTCAAAGTGAGGGCATACATGAGCGACAAGTTCCTGCCCAACGAGCAACTAGAAGGAGTGGTAATAAACTTGATAAACCTGGAGCCTAAGCCTGGCTACTCGTCAAATCCGAGGGCTTGGGGACGCTTTGATAGTGTGATAACAGGACCAAACGGTGCTTGTCTTCCAGCTTTCTGTGATGCTCAGAGGACTGACGCATACACAGCTTACGTCACGGCTATAATGGGAGGTGAGGAGCTGGAAGCAGCCCCCTCAATGCCAAAAATGAACCCAAACATTATTGGTGTGTCTCAGCCGTACTTAGGGAAGTTAGATTACCAGCGCTCCGATCATGAGGATCCAGCACTTAAGAAAACAGCTTTCCGAATCAACCTAGCCAAACCAAACCCTAACAATTTTGATGAAACAAACGGACCAATCTATCCTTATCAGAATTTAATTGCATGTGAAAATGCACCTGTTGATGCCAACCACTTTCGTTTTTTCCGTGTTGAAAAAGATAAATATGAGTACAACGTGGTACCCTTTGAGGAGAGTGACCTCACATCTTGGACTGGAGACTATCTTTCCTGGTGGCCAAATCCACAAGAGTTCAGGGCTTGCTACATCAAAGTTAAGATTCATGGAGCTACAGAAATCATGGTAAGGTCAAGAAACCTGGGTGGCACTCATCCTCAGACAAGAGGTCAGTTGTATGGTATTAGAGACATTCGTAGTACCCGCGACTTACACCATCCTAACACCTCTGCTGCTTGTCTTGAGATCAAATGCAGCGGGATGCTCTTTGATCAAGGTATTGTAGACAGGTCACTAATTTCTATCATCCCACAAGGTAACTGCCGTCGTGTAGGCATCAATGGTCTCCTGCAAGAGTATCTGATAAAGCATCCTCCTGTTCTTCAGAACAATGAGTCTCATGCATTCAATATGTTAGCTCCTGTTGATCCACTTGGACACAATTATGGAATATACACCGTCACTGACCAGAACCCACGGGTTGCCAAAGAGATTGCGATTGGCCGCTGCTTTGATGGAACTTCAGATGGTTTTTCCAGGGAGATGAAGTCAGATTCTGGAGTGGCACTGACGTTCAGCTGCCCTAAAAGAACTGTGAATCGTGAGAGCTTATTCCAGCGCTTGCAAACAAATCCTGGCCTAACACTAACACAGATGGCACGGGAGATGAGGGAGTCCCAGGGACTGCAAGTCAGAAGAGGGTCAACCCAAATGGTGGCCTACCCTTTTGGCCAACAAGGCAGGAGCCAGAACCGCAGAGCCACGAACACTAACAGAAGGAGACCAGCTACAAGGACACAACCAAGACAGTAG
- the si:ch211-212d10.2 gene encoding Rieske domain-containing protein isoform X1 — MIWSFSQSSLETPLRQQSAVQPPGSDNPLRAATVKDESVSWRLTGPVSELSKKQCRLIYSSDGRDADVCLFHVNGEFFAMDARCAHSGGPLCDGDIEEADGVLQVFCPWHDYDFNLKTGKSSTGLQQQVYEVKLEDGNVYVKHASELSLQPFGQVKEN; from the exons ATGATATGGTCATTTTCCCAGTCTTCTTTGGAGACCCCCCTTCGGCAACAAAGTGCAGTACAGCCTCCAGGGAGCGACAACCCTTTGAGAGCAGCGACCGTCA AAGATGAGAGTGTTTCCTGGAGGCTAACTGGCCCTGTGTCGGAGCTGTCCAAGAAACAATGCAGACTGATCTATTCGTCTGATGGACGCGACGCGGATGTTTGCCTGTTTCATGTGAACGGTGAATTCTTCGCGATGGACGCTCGCTGCGCTCATTCGG GAGGTCCACTGTGTGATGGAGATATTGAGGAGGCCGATGGTGTTCTTCAGGTTTTCTGTCCTTGGCATGACTATGACTTCAATCTCAAAACAGGGAAATCAAGCACAGGTTTACAG CAACAAGTTTATGAAGTGAAATTGGAGGACGGCAATGTATACGTCAAGCACGCAAGTGAGCTCTCGTTACAACCTTTCGGCCAGGTCAAGGAGAACTGA
- the si:ch211-212d10.2 gene encoding Rieske domain-containing protein isoform X2 has protein sequence MTSPEDESVSWRLTGPVSELSKKQCRLIYSSDGRDADVCLFHVNGEFFAMDARCAHSGGPLCDGDIEEADGVLQVFCPWHDYDFNLKTGKSSTGLQQQVYEVKLEDGNVYVKHASELSLQPFGQVKEN, from the exons ATGACTTCTCCAGAAGATGAGAGTGTTTCCTGGAGGCTAACTGGCCCTGTGTCGGAGCTGTCCAAGAAACAATGCAGACTGATCTATTCGTCTGATGGACGCGACGCGGATGTTTGCCTGTTTCATGTGAACGGTGAATTCTTCGCGATGGACGCTCGCTGCGCTCATTCGG GAGGTCCACTGTGTGATGGAGATATTGAGGAGGCCGATGGTGTTCTTCAGGTTTTCTGTCCTTGGCATGACTATGACTTCAATCTCAAAACAGGGAAATCAAGCACAGGTTTACAG CAACAAGTTTATGAAGTGAAATTGGAGGACGGCAATGTATACGTCAAGCACGCAAGTGAGCTCTCGTTACAACCTTTCGGCCAGGTCAAGGAGAACTGA